CTGGTAACGAATACACATGTGATCGGTGAAGGTAAAAAAATTGCGATCATTGATCAAAAAAATGTTGAATACATAGCGAATTTGATCGCTAAAGATGATAAAACCGATATTGCCGTCTTGGAAGCACCTGCATTTAATGCACCGGAGCTAATAGATGGCAATACAACAGCATTATCTGCAGGTGACGGTGTTTTTGTTATCGGATCTCCTTATTCGCTGGATCACAGCGTGTCGCTTGGGATAATAAGTGCTATTGAGCGCTTTCTCCCTAACTATCCCTATATCCATTTTATTCAGACCGATGCGGCTGTTAATCCCGGAAACTCCGGAGGAGCTATATTTGATCTAAAAGGCGAATTGGTAGGAATGACCTCTACCTATTTTTCACGTCAAGGAGGGTACACAAATATAGCCTTTGCCATTCCGATTGAAGAGGTTCGACGCATAGCACACCATTTACTTAATGAAAAAAAAATCGTACGGGGGTATTTAGGTGCTGAGTTATTAATATCTGAAAGGTTATCCCGTAAAATGGGATATCAAGCATCGACTTTTGTAACCAAAATCGATAACAACTCTCCCGCCGATAATGCCGGATTACAATCTGGAGATTTAATTGTTGCCGTTGATTCTGAAAATTTTAAAGACAGTGGAGACCTTCATCGCATTTTGGAGCACTCTCACCCAGGTGAGACGATCACTCTGACCTATGTACGTGATAAACAGCTAAAAATGGCAACGATTATACTTGGAATACCGTCTGATGAACAAAAAGAGCTGAATAACCTTGGAATGGGTGATGCGAGCGAAAAATTAGGATTGCTAGTTCAAGAAGGGAATGAGGGGATCGAAGTGATTACAACGTTTGCAACCGCTAAAATTACAGGACTACGGGCTAAAGATATAATCCTTCAATTCAATACTATTCCCATCAAAACAATAGACGTATTGAATTCACATCTAAGTCGGCTCAAAGATACAGAAATAGCCTTCTTCACAATTAAACGAGAGAATACTATTATTACCTTGCCGATAGGGCAAAAAACTGCATTAAAAGGCTATTTAAGCAAGAATTGATACTATATCAGTCCATCCAACGTCTTGGGTCATACCCATCGGTTGGTCGTTTAATTTCCGCCTTCTCTAGTGTTTTACGTAGTGTAATGACATTGGAACCATCAACAAAGCTTTTCTCATCAAAACCGTTGTTATAGAGAGTAAAACCATGCCGTTCGTAAAAAGATAATGCACGGGAATCACTTAAAACAGTGACACTGATATAATCGTAAAGCGCACCAGCTTCGATAAAAAGCTGGTCCATCATCATTGATCCGATCCCTTTCCCTCTGAATTCGGGAATGACAGCAACAGTGAGAATAGGTGTGTTATCATCAATATACCCATTAGACC
The nucleotide sequence above comes from Sulfuricurvum sp.. Encoded proteins:
- a CDS encoding GNAT family N-acetyltransferase, yielding MGLYALLDNRLVGAVWIRRLNADHGSNGYIDDNTPILTVAVIPEFRGKGIGSMMMDQLFIEAGALYDYISVTVLSDSRALSFYERHGFTLYNNGFDEKSFVDGSNVITLRKTLEKAEIKRPTDGYDPRRWMD
- a CDS encoding trypsin-like peptidase domain-containing protein, which encodes MLPIRLFLFTLILTYSLSAMEPLFSISAQVKKVLPSIVKIKVQKNGLSSDENELISTDAGGSGFVLDSDHHLVTNTHVIGEGKKIAIIDQKNVEYIANLIAKDDKTDIAVLEAPAFNAPELIDGNTTALSAGDGVFVIGSPYSLDHSVSLGIISAIERFLPNYPYIHFIQTDAAVNPGNSGGAIFDLKGELVGMTSTYFSRQGGYTNIAFAIPIEEVRRIAHHLLNEKKIVRGYLGAELLISERLSRKMGYQASTFVTKIDNNSPADNAGLQSGDLIVAVDSENFKDSGDLHRILEHSHPGETITLTYVRDKQLKMATIILGIPSDEQKELNNLGMGDASEKLGLLVQEGNEGIEVITTFATAKITGLRAKDIILQFNTIPIKTIDVLNSHLSRLKDTEIAFFTIKRENTIITLPIGQKTALKGYLSKN